The following proteins are co-located in the Nonlabens ponticola genome:
- a CDS encoding autotransporter outer membrane beta-barrel domain-containing protein, which yields MILRLLCLFLFVLTITVQAQVGIGTATPADGTLLHLEGDGTEGLLITKASIANLGTVTPLPTGTPVGTMVYNTNTTTGEGFYFWDGNTWERLAEADEDTSVYNTDGNLSGDREINAANNRLQINSSLGENALTLRRTSNADSLGIAFRNSGNSYDAAIYLNTATQGKLVFATQGNNPDPSLVESTLELNENGSITLPEYADATLNGTATGILGVDANGDVVRQDTGAYSGNIYNTNGTLTGDRTIQTNDNLLRIENSANRNLNIIPADPTDLNAPFIFATNNSIDFKIDDNDTFAINSNSDIGIGTTDPAGKLHIVEEVGTESSPTQGSLIIEHNDAGGSSSIIFPSAENKGSDYAYIQFDDNNNVGTSPENALLSIGIENDGNTALTVVDNINIKATGSVGIDNATPNASAAIDMGSTNQGLLINRVALTDASQQGPIANPATGLLVFNTATNFTPAGYNNDVRPGFYYWNGTRWVPQTPESRSARFTSNNNTINLNVNPADEVPLFGFQVWNDDNALFAPVELSANGNDLIIGEDGRYEIKVNIPIIRTSGTNRTNIDAEIEVTRGGVDIITGATSSNSYIRRQESHDASTIIINETVELQAGDDVSILVSGETTSTEPVVIRSIGAANFTITKVK from the coding sequence ATGATTTTAAGGTTACTCTGTTTATTTTTATTTGTATTAACAATTACTGTACAGGCACAGGTCGGTATAGGTACGGCTACCCCAGCAGATGGTACGCTGCTGCACCTAGAAGGTGATGGTACAGAAGGATTGCTTATCACTAAGGCGAGTATAGCAAATCTAGGCACGGTAACACCTTTACCTACCGGCACTCCAGTTGGTACCATGGTTTATAATACTAATACTACAACTGGTGAAGGTTTTTATTTTTGGGATGGCAACACCTGGGAACGACTGGCTGAGGCAGATGAGGATACCTCTGTTTACAATACGGATGGAAACTTAAGCGGTGATAGAGAAATTAACGCCGCTAATAATAGATTGCAAATCAACAGCTCATTAGGAGAAAATGCCTTGACTTTAAGACGCACCAGCAACGCGGATTCTCTAGGTATAGCCTTTCGCAATAGCGGTAATAGTTATGATGCTGCTATTTATTTGAATACAGCTACGCAAGGTAAATTGGTTTTTGCCACACAAGGCAACAATCCTGACCCTAGTCTGGTAGAATCCACTCTGGAACTTAATGAGAATGGTAGCATTACACTACCAGAATATGCTGATGCGACCCTTAATGGAACAGCCACAGGCATTTTGGGCGTTGATGCAAATGGTGATGTAGTACGTCAAGACACAGGCGCATACTCTGGTAATATTTATAATACGAATGGGACACTAACAGGTGATCGTACAATTCAAACTAATGACAATTTGTTGAGAATTGAAAATAGTGCAAACCGCAACTTGAACATCATTCCTGCAGATCCTACTGATCTCAATGCACCGTTCATCTTTGCTACAAATAATAGCATCGATTTTAAAATCGATGACAATGATACTTTTGCCATAAATTCTAACAGTGATATTGGTATAGGAACTACTGACCCAGCAGGTAAATTGCATATAGTTGAGGAAGTAGGTACTGAGTCCAGTCCAACTCAAGGCTCACTAATAATAGAACACAATGATGCAGGCGGTTCATCGTCCATAATCTTTCCTAGTGCCGAAAACAAAGGCAGTGATTATGCCTACATACAATTTGATGACAATAATAATGTTGGTACTAGTCCTGAGAATGCATTACTCAGTATTGGTATTGAAAACGATGGTAACACTGCATTAACAGTTGTAGACAACATTAATATTAAAGCGACAGGATCTGTAGGCATCGACAATGCCACACCTAATGCAAGTGCGGCGATAGATATGGGATCAACAAATCAGGGCTTGTTGATAAATCGAGTTGCTTTGACTGACGCGTCTCAACAAGGCCCAATAGCAAATCCAGCGACTGGATTATTGGTATTCAATACAGCAACTAATTTCACACCTGCTGGTTATAATAATGATGTGCGGCCTGGCTTTTATTACTGGAATGGCACACGTTGGGTGCCTCAAACTCCCGAAAGCAGATCTGCAAGATTTACAAGCAATAATAATACAATCAACCTAAATGTCAATCCTGCCGACGAGGTGCCTCTATTTGGTTTTCAGGTATGGAATGATGATAATGCGCTCTTTGCACCTGTGGAATTGTCTGCCAATGGTAATGACCTTATCATAGGTGAAGACGGACGTTATGAGATTAAGGTAAATATTCCAATTATTCGTACCTCTGGTACCAATAGAACAAATATTGACGCAGAAATTGAGGTCACTAGAGGTGGCGTTGATATTATTACTGGGGCAACATCTTCAAATAGCTACATACGACGTCAAGAGTCACATGATGCGAGTACTATAATAATCAATGAAACTGTTGAGCTTCAGGCTGGCGATGATGTTTCCATATTAGTTTCAGGAGAAACCACAAGTACTGAGCCAGTCGTTATACGTTCCATAGGTGCAGCAAACTTTACCATTACCAAAGTAAAATAA
- a CDS encoding DUF5522 domain-containing protein translates to MKKIIPVEDGDYYLTPEGYRCFTEQYHLKRGYCCKSGCRHCPYGYDKDRD, encoded by the coding sequence ATGAAAAAGATCATTCCTGTGGAAGATGGCGATTACTACCTCACTCCAGAAGGTTACCGCTGCTTTACAGAACAATATCATCTTAAACGCGGCTATTGTTGCAAGAGCGGCTGTCGCCATTGTCCGTATGGCTATGATAAGGATCGCGACTAA
- a CDS encoding DNA topoisomerase IB, with translation MTLTPEQIREALTQPEMAAHLADLVYIQDEHLSIHRKKHGRGFTYLINNTERVKDKEELKRIKSLVIPPAWQDVRISSVANGHLQSVGRDDKGRKVYRYHDLWSLLRNQTKFFKMSAFAKALPKIRKRLESDLALKGMPREKCLALVVTVMDLTHIRVGNQYYARKNKTYGLSTLRTKHVEDDGDGVTFNFKGKKGVQQSHTITDEEIVELIHQCEEIPGWELFQYIDKDGSHHGIDSGMINDYIHEVAGDIFSAKDFRTWGATTTFFEKMLELPVPETKKQRDKNMLEGYDAAAEELGNTRNVCRQYYVHPEIPNVYEEEDKFEQYRKKVKDYNDYKRFTAAERCVQEIIENFEIEFKLED, from the coding sequence ATGACATTGACACCAGAACAAATACGCGAGGCACTGACCCAGCCTGAAATGGCCGCACACCTAGCAGATCTGGTGTACATTCAAGATGAGCACCTGAGCATTCATCGCAAGAAACACGGTCGTGGTTTCACCTATCTTATCAACAATACAGAGAGAGTTAAGGATAAAGAAGAACTCAAGCGTATCAAGTCGCTGGTAATACCGCCAGCGTGGCAAGATGTGCGTATCTCCAGTGTGGCAAACGGTCACTTGCAATCTGTAGGTCGTGATGACAAAGGCCGCAAGGTGTATAGATATCATGATTTGTGGAGTCTTCTAAGAAACCAGACAAAGTTTTTTAAGATGTCCGCTTTCGCGAAAGCGTTACCCAAAATAAGAAAGCGATTAGAAAGTGACCTAGCATTAAAAGGAATGCCTCGTGAAAAGTGTCTAGCGCTGGTAGTGACTGTTATGGATCTAACACACATACGTGTTGGCAATCAATATTATGCGCGCAAAAACAAAACTTATGGACTCTCTACCCTACGCACTAAGCATGTAGAAGATGATGGTGACGGCGTGACCTTTAATTTTAAGGGTAAAAAGGGCGTGCAGCAATCACACACCATTACTGATGAAGAAATCGTAGAGCTAATACACCAGTGCGAGGAAATTCCGGGTTGGGAATTGTTTCAATATATCGATAAAGATGGATCGCATCATGGTATCGATAGCGGTATGATCAATGATTATATTCATGAGGTTGCTGGTGATATTTTTAGCGCCAAGGATTTTAGAACTTGGGGCGCGACCACTACTTTTTTTGAGAAGATGCTGGAATTGCCAGTGCCAGAAACAAAGAAACAACGCGATAAAAATATGCTAGAAGGATATGATGCTGCTGCAGAAGAATTAGGAAACACACGCAATGTGTGTCGTCAATATTATGTGCATCCTGAGATTCCCAATGTGTACGAAGAGGAAGATAAATTTGAGCAGTACCGTAAAAAGGTAAAAGATTATAACGACTACAAACGCTTCACGGCAGCCGAGCGTTGCGTGCAGGAAATCATTGAGAACTTTGAGATCGAGTTCAAGCTGGAAGATTAA
- a CDS encoding glucosaminidase domain-containing protein gives MQVRFYKYGCFFLLLIILTSCGSKKIPTTREDQRTTRPQPRVVKETEEKVTQEIKPVFKDQVSAYIDEFAQDAMEEMALYKIPASITLAQGILESGSGKGRLAVEANNHFGVKCHKGWTGGRIYHDDDAAQECFRKYKDASYSYRDHSLFLTQRKQYSKLFELDLDDYKAWARGLRAAGYATDIRYPQKLISLIERYQLDRYDDEVLGNTNVRTQPAAMVADQLNYTIKAGDTLYGLSKKFNTSVNRIKIINGLKSNEIAVGATILIEPDSK, from the coding sequence ATGCAAGTGAGATTCTATAAATACGGTTGCTTTTTTTTACTACTCATCATCTTGACCAGTTGTGGATCTAAAAAGATTCCCACAACACGAGAAGATCAACGTACCACTAGACCACAACCGCGAGTGGTAAAGGAAACCGAAGAAAAAGTTACTCAAGAAATCAAGCCTGTTTTCAAGGATCAAGTATCTGCTTACATTGACGAGTTTGCACAAGATGCGATGGAAGAAATGGCACTCTATAAAATTCCTGCAAGCATTACACTGGCTCAAGGAATTCTAGAAAGTGGATCGGGAAAAGGTCGACTTGCCGTTGAGGCAAATAACCATTTTGGCGTTAAGTGCCATAAAGGCTGGACTGGCGGTAGGATTTATCACGATGACGATGCTGCGCAAGAATGTTTTAGAAAATACAAGGATGCTAGTTACAGTTATAGAGATCACTCCTTATTCTTGACGCAGCGCAAGCAGTATAGTAAATTGTTTGAATTAGATCTAGACGATTACAAAGCATGGGCTCGTGGATTGCGTGCTGCAGGTTATGCCACGGATATAAGGTATCCACAAAAACTCATCAGCCTTATCGAGCGTTACCAACTAGATCGATATGACGATGAAGTGTTGGGCAATACTAATGTACGCACTCAACCAGCAGCGATGGTTGCCGATCAGTTAAATTATACTATTAAGGCAGGCGACACGCTATACGGTCTTTCTAAAAAATTCAATACCAGCGTTAATCGCATTAAGATCATTAATGGACTCAAGAGTAATGAGATCGCCGTAGGCGCGACCATACTTATCGAGCCAGATTCAAAATAA
- a CDS encoding YqaE/Pmp3 family membrane protein: MSIWRVILAIIMPPLAVLDKGCGSILIVFILTLLGWIPGVIAALIILNNPDR; the protein is encoded by the coding sequence ATGTCCATATGGAGAGTAATATTAGCGATCATTATGCCACCGCTAGCTGTGCTGGATAAAGGCTGTGGTTCTATTCTTATCGTTTTTATACTCACGCTGTTAGGATGGATTCCTGGTGTGATCGCGGCGTTGATTATTTTGAATAATCCAGATAGGTAA
- the hemL gene encoding glutamate-1-semialdehyde 2,1-aminomutase, whose product MSFTYQRSSALFKEAQQYIPGGVNSPVRAFNAVGGDPVYVEKAKGAYLHTADGNQLIDYIASWGPMILGHAFEPVVEAVVKATKNGTSYGMPTEIETQIAKLVVSMAPNIDQVRMVNSGTEACMSAVRLARGFTGRDKIIKFAGCYHGHSDSFLIQAGSGAVTFGSPNSPGVTAGTAKDTLLAPYNNLDAVKEIFEKNIEQIACVIIEPIAGNMGCIIPQDGFLEGIRELCDAHGSLFVFDEVMTGFRLAPGGAQETTGVKADIVTYGKVIGGGLPVGAFAARQEIMNHLAPIGPVYQAGTLSGNPLAMSAGLAMLHHLNSNKEVFTSLAKKTEYLHKGIDEALSSKGIDYQINRYGSMMSVHFTDKPVVDFQSAATGNNDWFKKYFHGLLEHGIYLPPSAFESYFLNDALSYADLDKTIHATSDVVGSW is encoded by the coding sequence ATGTCTTTTACCTATCAACGTAGTAGCGCTCTATTTAAAGAGGCTCAACAATATATTCCTGGTGGTGTCAATTCTCCAGTACGCGCCTTTAACGCTGTAGGCGGCGATCCTGTTTATGTAGAAAAGGCCAAAGGTGCCTACCTACACACCGCAGATGGCAACCAGCTTATTGATTACATAGCTTCTTGGGGTCCCATGATTTTGGGACATGCATTTGAACCAGTGGTTGAGGCTGTGGTAAAAGCCACTAAGAATGGTACTTCTTATGGAATGCCCACCGAAATTGAGACTCAAATCGCAAAGCTCGTAGTGAGCATGGCACCTAATATTGATCAGGTGCGAATGGTAAATTCAGGAACCGAGGCGTGCATGAGTGCCGTGCGACTGGCTCGCGGTTTCACTGGTCGAGACAAGATCATCAAATTTGCTGGTTGTTATCACGGTCACAGCGATTCTTTCCTGATTCAAGCGGGTAGCGGTGCAGTAACCTTTGGTAGTCCCAATAGTCCTGGCGTTACCGCTGGTACCGCAAAAGATACTTTGCTAGCACCTTACAATAATCTGGATGCGGTGAAAGAAATCTTTGAGAAAAATATAGAACAGATTGCTTGTGTAATCATAGAGCCTATTGCTGGAAATATGGGCTGTATCATTCCGCAGGACGGTTTTCTAGAAGGTATTAGAGAATTGTGCGATGCACATGGCTCTTTGTTTGTGTTTGATGAGGTGATGACAGGCTTCCGCCTTGCGCCAGGTGGTGCCCAGGAAACAACAGGAGTCAAGGCAGACATTGTGACTTATGGTAAAGTAATAGGTGGTGGATTGCCGGTAGGTGCTTTTGCGGCACGTCAAGAAATTATGAACCATCTGGCGCCCATTGGTCCAGTGTATCAGGCAGGAACCTTGAGTGGTAATCCGTTAGCGATGAGTGCTGGTCTTGCCATGTTACATCATCTTAACTCCAATAAAGAAGTATTTACCAGTCTAGCAAAGAAAACAGAATACCTTCATAAAGGCATTGATGAAGCGTTGTCAAGCAAAGGAATCGATTACCAGATCAATAGATATGGCAGCATGATGTCGGTGCACTTTACAGACAAGCCAGTAGTTGATTTTCAAAGTGCTGCAACTGGAAATAACGATTGGTTTAAAAAATACTTTCATGGCTTGCTAGAACACGGTATTTATTTACCGCCTAGTGCTTTTGAAAGTTACTTTTTAAATGACGCGTTGAGTTATGCAGATCTAGATAAAACGATTCACGCCACTAGCGATGTTGTTGGTAGCTGGTAA
- a CDS encoding ribonuclease HII produces MLLPQIYPDIIECGTDEAGRGCLAGPVTAAAVILPQDFKCAALNDSKKLSRKRRNQLRTIIEKEAIAYHVAHVDMRVIEQINILNASIQAMHEAVKGLKIEPQHIAVDGNRFKAYPGINHTTVIKGDGKYLHIAAASILAKTHRDALMQQLDQEFPQYDWCNNQGYPTMRHRQAIRDHGTTDYHRMTFKLLPEQLELPL; encoded by the coding sequence ATGCTCCTACCACAAATATATCCTGATATTATTGAGTGCGGTACTGACGAGGCTGGACGTGGTTGCCTCGCTGGCCCTGTGACTGCGGCAGCCGTGATTCTACCACAAGATTTTAAATGTGCAGCGTTGAATGATAGTAAGAAGCTTTCGCGAAAGCGTAGAAACCAACTAAGAACTATTATAGAGAAAGAGGCCATTGCCTACCATGTGGCTCATGTGGACATGCGGGTGATTGAACAAATAAATATCCTCAATGCGAGTATTCAAGCCATGCATGAAGCCGTCAAAGGATTAAAAATTGAACCTCAACATATTGCAGTTGATGGTAACAGATTCAAAGCATATCCTGGCATCAATCATACTACTGTCATAAAGGGCGATGGTAAGTATTTGCATATTGCCGCGGCATCCATACTAGCCAAGACACATCGCGATGCGCTCATGCAACAGCTAGATCAGGAATTTCCACAATATGACTGGTGTAATAATCAGGGTTACCCAACCATGCGACATAGACAAGCGATACGCGATCACGGTACGACAGATTATCACCGCATGACCTTTAAATTACTACCAGAACAACTTGAACTGCCATTATAA
- the lysS gene encoding lysine--tRNA ligase yields MPLSEQEIVRRDKLDKLREMGINPYPAAQYHVDATAASIKADFQEEKKVIVAGRLMSRRIQGKASFAELQDSTGRIQVYFNRDEICPDDDKTLYNEVYKKLLDIGDFIGIEGELFTTQVGEQTIMVKNFELLSKALKPLPLPKTDADGNTYDEFNDPEMRYRQRYADLVVNPDVKEVFVKRTKLFNAMRSFFNNREYFEVETPILQPIPGGAAAKPFITHHNSLDIPLYMRIANELYLKRLIVGGFDGVYEFSKNFRNEGMDRTHNPEFTAMEIYVAYKDYNWMMEFTENLLEHCAVKVNGKTTSTFGEHEIEWKAPYPRVTMTDAIIKYTGFDITGKSEQELYAFAKAQQIDVDETMGKGKLIDEIFGEKCEGNFIQPTFITDYPKEMSPLCKSHRDDPNLTERFELMVCGKEIANAYTELNDPIDQRERFEAQAALADRGDDEAMFIDQDFLRALEYGMPPTSGLGIGMDRLIMFLTNNPSIQEVLFFPQMRPEKKAGVELNEDEKVVFERLKKHQKADLNDLKAESGLSNKKWDKAVKGLTSKKVAKVSKTDDGLFIEVL; encoded by the coding sequence ATGCCACTTTCTGAACAGGAAATCGTAAGAAGAGATAAACTAGACAAATTGCGTGAGATGGGAATCAATCCATATCCAGCGGCGCAATATCATGTAGATGCGACTGCGGCGTCCATCAAAGCTGATTTTCAAGAAGAAAAAAAGGTAATTGTAGCTGGACGATTGATGTCGAGACGTATTCAAGGAAAGGCATCGTTTGCAGAGTTGCAGGACAGCACCGGTAGAATCCAGGTCTATTTTAATCGTGACGAGATATGTCCTGATGATGATAAAACATTATATAATGAGGTCTATAAAAAATTACTAGACATAGGTGATTTTATAGGTATTGAAGGCGAGCTTTTTACCACGCAGGTAGGCGAGCAAACTATCATGGTCAAGAACTTTGAGTTGTTGAGCAAGGCATTAAAACCACTGCCATTACCTAAAACAGATGCTGATGGAAATACATACGACGAGTTTAATGATCCAGAAATGCGCTATCGCCAGCGCTATGCAGATCTTGTGGTCAATCCAGATGTGAAGGAAGTTTTTGTCAAGCGCACCAAGCTTTTCAACGCCATGCGTTCATTCTTCAACAATCGTGAGTATTTTGAGGTTGAAACTCCTATCCTACAACCCATTCCAGGTGGCGCCGCGGCCAAACCTTTTATCACGCACCACAACTCGCTAGACATACCGCTATATATGCGTATTGCCAATGAGTTGTACCTGAAGCGTTTGATCGTGGGCGGTTTTGATGGTGTGTATGAATTCAGCAAGAACTTCAGGAATGAAGGTATGGACCGCACGCACAATCCAGAATTTACCGCGATGGAAATCTATGTAGCCTACAAGGATTACAACTGGATGATGGAGTTTACCGAGAACCTGCTGGAGCACTGTGCGGTAAAGGTGAATGGTAAGACGACAAGTACTTTTGGTGAGCATGAGATTGAGTGGAAAGCACCGTACCCACGTGTGACCATGACTGATGCGATCATCAAATACACTGGTTTTGACATTACGGGTAAAAGTGAGCAAGAGTTGTACGCTTTCGCGAAAGCGCAACAAATCGACGTAGATGAAACCATGGGGAAAGGCAAGTTGATTGACGAGATCTTTGGTGAGAAATGCGAAGGCAACTTTATCCAACCGACTTTCATTACAGATTATCCCAAAGAAATGAGCCCGTTGTGTAAATCACATAGGGACGATCCTAATTTGACAGAGCGTTTTGAACTCATGGTTTGCGGTAAGGAAATCGCTAATGCCTATACTGAGTTGAATGACCCTATCGATCAACGTGAGCGTTTTGAAGCGCAGGCTGCACTAGCAGATCGTGGTGATGACGAGGCTATGTTTATTGATCAGGATTTCTTGAGAGCGCTGGAATATGGTATGCCACCAACTTCAGGACTAGGAATAGGTATGGATCGCTTGATTATGTTCCTAACCAATAATCCGTCGATTCAAGAAGTGTTGTTCTTCCCACAAATGCGACCAGAGAAAAAAGCTGGCGTGGAGCTCAATGAGGATGAAAAAGTAGTATTTGAAAGACTCAAAAAACATCAAAAAGCTGACCTGAATGACCTAAAAGCAGAATCAGGATTATCCAATAAAAAATGGGATAAGGCTGTAAAAGGACTAACAAGCAAGAAAGTCGCCAAGGTCAGTAAAACCGATGACGGTTTGTTTATTGAGGTGTTATAA
- a CDS encoding 1-aminocyclopropane-1-carboxylate deaminase/D-cysteine desulfhydrase translates to MTWNLIFEPQDSINQLFKDIGDTRINIKRDDLLHPSVSGNKLRKLKYNLRDFLNSDKSAVLTYGGAHSNHIAATAAAGQLLGIQTIGVIRGEELAHDIEKTLQHNSTLRLAHDKGMKLHFMDRESYKHKNAQIVQNRLVEEHGNYYDIPEGGTNDLAIKGTAQILTENDKNTYQIIAVAAGTGGTAAGIIESSSSNQFVFVFSALKGDFLKKEISKYTRRTNFEVVSENTFGGYARSNDVLISYMNVSFRESGIPLDPIYTAKMMYGLELLIQQGVISSKTRILAIHTGGLQGIKDYNAMLLKKGRITIDYASEIL, encoded by the coding sequence ATGACTTGGAATCTAATATTTGAACCTCAAGACTCCATCAATCAATTATTTAAAGATATTGGTGACACTCGCATCAATATAAAACGTGATGATTTATTACACCCTAGTGTATCGGGCAATAAACTGCGCAAGCTCAAATACAACCTAAGGGATTTCTTAAATTCGGATAAGAGCGCCGTGTTAACTTATGGCGGTGCGCATTCAAATCATATTGCAGCAACCGCTGCGGCAGGTCAACTATTAGGAATACAAACAATCGGTGTTATACGAGGAGAAGAATTAGCTCATGACATCGAGAAAACCTTACAACATAATAGCACTCTCAGGCTTGCCCATGACAAGGGTATGAAGTTGCATTTTATGGATCGTGAATCCTATAAACACAAGAATGCTCAAATAGTGCAAAACAGATTAGTAGAAGAGCATGGTAACTACTACGACATTCCCGAAGGCGGCACAAACGATCTAGCCATAAAAGGAACCGCCCAGATCTTAACTGAAAATGATAAAAACACCTACCAAATAATTGCCGTGGCGGCTGGTACCGGTGGTACCGCAGCTGGAATTATCGAATCTAGCAGTTCTAATCAATTTGTGTTCGTTTTTAGCGCTTTGAAGGGCGATTTTCTCAAGAAGGAGATTTCAAAATATACTAGGCGCACCAATTTTGAGGTAGTGAGTGAGAATACATTTGGTGGTTATGCACGATCTAATGATGTGTTGATTAGTTATATGAACGTTAGCTTTCGCGAAAGCGGAATTCCTCTCGATCCTATCTACACGGCAAAGATGATGTACGGTCTAGAACTGCTGATTCAGCAAGGTGTCATTAGCAGTAAAACTCGTATTTTAGCGATTCATACGGGCGGTTTACAAGGCATCAAAGATTACAATGCCATGCTGCTTAAAAAAGGTCGCATCACGATTGATTATGCAAGTGAGATTCTATAA
- the lipB gene encoding lipoyl(octanoyl) transferase LipB yields the protein MNKKVIFQDLGRKDYKETWDLQEQLFKDVLDTKIKNRREDAGLETRNHLLFVEHDHVYTLGKSGDEQNLLANKELLEKIGATYYKINRGGDITYHGPGQITGYPILDLENFFTDIHKYLRFLEEMFINILADYNLKGERSPGETGVWLDVGTPFARKICALGVRASRWVTMHGFAFNVNTDLGYFDHIIPCGIEDKSVTSLAAELKRDIDTDEIKEKIKQQFSQLFEAQLIDETTIS from the coding sequence ATGAATAAAAAAGTCATTTTTCAGGATTTAGGTCGTAAGGATTACAAGGAAACTTGGGATTTGCAGGAGCAGCTTTTTAAAGATGTTCTGGATACCAAAATCAAGAATAGGAGAGAAGACGCTGGACTGGAAACTAGAAATCATCTGCTATTTGTAGAACATGATCATGTGTACACGTTAGGTAAAAGTGGTGATGAGCAAAACTTGCTGGCCAATAAGGAATTACTTGAAAAAATAGGTGCAACCTATTACAAGATCAATCGAGGTGGTGATATTACCTACCATGGGCCAGGACAGATTACAGGCTATCCTATTCTGGATCTAGAAAACTTCTTTACTGATATTCATAAGTACCTGCGGTTTCTAGAAGAAATGTTTATTAATATTCTAGCTGACTATAATTTGAAAGGCGAGCGTAGTCCTGGTGAGACTGGCGTATGGCTAGATGTTGGTACTCCATTTGCACGCAAGATATGTGCATTAGGCGTGCGTGCTAGTCGCTGGGTAACCATGCACGGTTTTGCATTCAACGTCAATACTGATTTAGGTTACTTTGATCACATCATACCATGTGGCATTGAGGACAAGTCTGTCACTTCGCTCGCAGCAGAACTAAAACGAGATATTGATACTGATGAGATCAAGGAGAAAATAAAGCAGCAGTTTTCTCAACTTTTTGAGGCGCAGCTGATTGACGAGACAACAATATCATAA